A genomic stretch from Corynebacterium faecale includes:
- the qcrB gene encoding cytochrome bc1 complex cytochrome b subunit: MSNKAATIGNNLDSRYTMAGGIRRQINKVFPTHWSFLLGEIALYSFIVLILTGVYLTLFFDPSITKVIYDGAYLPLNGVEMSRAYVTALDISFEVRGGLFVRQMHHWAALMFMVSMMVHMMRIFFTGAFRRPREANWIIGCVLLILGIAEGFMGYSLPDDLLSGVGLRIMSAIIVGLPIIGTWMHWMVFGGDFPSEIMLDRFYIAHVLILPGIILGLVAAHLALVWYQKHTQFPGAGRTENNVVGIRIMPVFAVKSVAFGAITLGFLSLLAGVTTINAIWNIGPYNPSQVSAGSQPDIYMLWTDGAARVMPAWELYFGNYTVPAVFWVAIMLGVLVVLLFAYPFIEAKLSGDKAHHNLLQRPRDVPVRTSLGVMAVVFYILLTVSGGNDIWAYQFDVSLNAMTWVGRIGLIVLPAIAYFVTYRLCLGLQRSDREVLEHGIETGVIKQMPNGAFIEVHQPLGPVDDHGHPIPLPYGGAAVPKQMNELGFAEVEARGGFFGPDPDHISAKAKQIAHDNHAEEIATLAALQDENIKRDEGQGKI; the protein is encoded by the coding sequence ATGAGTAATAAAGCAGCAACAATCGGAAATAATCTCGATTCCCGCTACACCATGGCCGGCGGTATCCGCCGCCAGATCAATAAGGTTTTCCCTACCCACTGGTCATTCCTTCTCGGTGAAATCGCTCTCTACAGCTTCATCGTCCTGATCCTGACCGGTGTCTACCTGACCCTGTTCTTCGATCCTTCAATCACCAAGGTGATCTACGACGGCGCCTATCTGCCACTCAATGGTGTGGAGATGTCCCGTGCCTACGTGACCGCCCTGGATATTTCCTTCGAAGTTCGTGGTGGACTCTTCGTTCGCCAGATGCACCACTGGGCCGCACTGATGTTCATGGTTTCCATGATGGTCCACATGATGCGTATCTTCTTCACGGGTGCTTTCCGCCGCCCACGTGAGGCGAACTGGATCATCGGCTGTGTCCTTCTTATCCTCGGCATCGCCGAAGGCTTCATGGGTTACTCCCTCCCAGACGACCTGCTCTCCGGTGTGGGTCTGCGAATCATGTCCGCGATCATCGTTGGTCTCCCGATTATCGGAACCTGGATGCACTGGATGGTCTTCGGTGGCGACTTCCCATCCGAGATCATGCTGGATCGTTTCTACATCGCACACGTACTGATTCTGCCGGGCATCATCCTCGGCCTGGTTGCGGCTCACCTCGCTCTGGTCTGGTACCAGAAGCACACCCAGTTCCCGGGCGCAGGCCGAACTGAGAACAACGTCGTCGGTATCCGAATCATGCCGGTCTTCGCTGTGAAGTCCGTTGCATTCGGTGCGATCACCCTGGGCTTCCTGTCCCTGCTTGCCGGTGTCACCACCATTAACGCGATCTGGAACATTGGTCCTTATAACCCGTCGCAGGTCTCCGCTGGTTCCCAGCCGGATATCTACATGCTGTGGACAGACGGTGCAGCCCGTGTCATGCCGGCGTGGGAGCTGTACTTCGGTAACTACACAGTCCCGGCGGTATTCTGGGTAGCCATCATGCTCGGCGTTCTGGTTGTCCTACTGTTCGCATATCCGTTCATCGAAGCGAAACTGTCTGGAGATAAGGCACACCACAACCTCCTGCAGCGTCCTCGCGACGTTCCAGTGCGCACCTCTCTCGGTGTCATGGCGGTAGTGTTCTACATCCTGCTGACGGTTTCTGGTGGTAACGATATCTGGGCTTACCAGTTCGATGTCTCCCTGAACGCTATGACGTGGGTTGGACGTATCGGCCTGATCGTGCTCCCAGCGATCGCCTACTTCGTGACGTACCGTCTGTGCCTCGGCCTCCAGCGTTCCGATCGTGAAGTTCTGGAACATGGTATCGAGACCGGCGTGATCAAGCAGATGCCAAACGGCGCCTTCATTGAGGTTCACCAGCCACTCGGCCCAGTGGACGACCACGGTCACCCGATTCCACTGCCATACGGTGGTGCTGCAGTTCCTAAGCAGATGAATGAGCTTGGTTTCGCTGAAGTTGAGGCCCGTGGTGGATTCTTCGGTCCAGACCCGGATCACATTTCTGCAAAGGCTAAGCAGATCGCTCACGATAACCATGCTGAGGAGATCGCCACACTGGCTGCTCTTCAGGATGAGAACATCAAGCGCGATGAAGGACAGGGCAAGATCTAG
- the qcrA gene encoding cytochrome bc1 complex Rieske iron-sulfur subunit translates to MSNNTNKQYTAQELNSMSNDDLARLGTELDDVTIAYRKERFPIENDPAEKRAVRAVGIWAALGIIGGIGFLATYLFWPWEYQGHGDDGLIWYTLYTPMLGITSGLCILALGIAGVLYVKKFIPEEIAVQRRHDGPSEEVDRRTIVALLNDSWQTSTLGRRKVLQGLLGGGAVLAGLTIVAPLGGMIKNPWKPNEGPMSVMGDGTLWTSGWTLQESGIKLYLGRDTGAIAESHVGESGQHWITTGVSRLVRMRPEDLAAASMETVFPLPAEDVNDGDLYDPQRDVYTNHMHSVHGPRNAVMLIRLRTSDAEKVIEREGQESFHYGDYYAYSKICTHIGCPTSLYEAQTNRILCPCHQSQFDALHYGKPVFGPAARALPQLPITVDEEGYLVADGNFIEPLGPAFWERKS, encoded by the coding sequence ATGAGTAACAATACGAATAAGCAGTACACCGCCCAGGAACTCAACTCGATGAGCAATGATGACCTCGCTCGTCTGGGTACTGAACTTGATGACGTTACCATTGCCTACCGCAAGGAACGTTTCCCAATTGAGAACGACCCAGCTGAGAAGCGTGCGGTTCGTGCAGTTGGAATCTGGGCAGCGCTCGGCATTATCGGTGGCATCGGTTTCCTCGCCACCTACCTGTTCTGGCCTTGGGAATACCAGGGTCACGGTGACGACGGCCTGATCTGGTACACCCTGTACACCCCGATGCTCGGCATCACCTCAGGTCTGTGCATTCTCGCTCTGGGAATCGCCGGCGTTCTCTATGTCAAGAAGTTCATCCCGGAAGAGATCGCAGTCCAGCGTCGTCACGACGGTCCTTCTGAGGAAGTTGATCGTCGTACCATCGTCGCCCTGCTGAATGATTCCTGGCAGACCTCCACCCTCGGCCGCCGCAAGGTGCTGCAGGGGCTGCTCGGCGGAGGCGCCGTGCTTGCAGGTCTGACGATCGTCGCTCCTCTCGGTGGCATGATCAAGAACCCTTGGAAGCCTAACGAAGGCCCAATGAGCGTCATGGGTGACGGCACCCTGTGGACCTCCGGCTGGACCCTTCAGGAGAGCGGTATCAAGCTCTACCTGGGGCGCGACACCGGTGCGATCGCTGAGTCCCACGTTGGCGAATCCGGTCAGCACTGGATCACCACTGGTGTGTCCCGTCTGGTCCGTATGCGTCCAGAGGACCTGGCTGCAGCGTCCATGGAAACCGTATTCCCACTGCCTGCTGAAGACGTCAACGATGGTGATCTCTACGATCCACAGCGCGATGTCTACACGAACCACATGCACTCTGTGCACGGCCCGCGTAACGCAGTTATGCTGATCCGTCTGCGTACTTCTGACGCAGAGAAGGTCATCGAACGTGAAGGCCAGGAGTCCTTCCACTACGGCGATTACTACGCATACTCCAAGATCTGCACGCACATTGGTTGCCCGACTTCACTGTACGAAGCTCAGACCAACCGAATCCTGTGCCCGTGCCACCAGTCGCAGTTCGATGCACTGCACTACGGTAAGCCAGTCTTCGGACCTGCCGCACGTGCTCTGCCACAGCTGCCGATCACTGTTGACGAAGAGGGTTACCTCGTCGCCGACGGCAACTTCATCGAGCCACTCGGCCCGGCATTCTGGGAGCGTAAGTCATGA
- the qcrC gene encoding cytochrome bc1 complex diheme cytochrome c subunit — protein MMETNPQTSEAAGKAQASAKKVKNRRKVRRTVAGAMALTIGLSGAGILATAITPDAQIATAQRDDQALISEGKDLYDVACITCHGVNLQGVQDRGPSLIGVGEGAVYFQVHSGRMPMLRNEAQASRKTPRYTEAQTLAISAYVAANGGGPGLVYNEDGTLAMEELRGANFDGQIDPLDVSRGGDLFRLNCASCHNFTGRGGALSSGKYAPVLDPANEQEIYQAMLTGPQNMPKFSDRQLSADEKKDIIAFVKASKETPSPGGYSLGGLGPVSEGLFMWGIGILVLIAAAMWIGSRS, from the coding sequence ATGATGGAAACCAATCCGCAGACCTCCGAGGCAGCCGGCAAGGCTCAAGCTTCGGCTAAGAAGGTCAAGAATCGCCGCAAAGTACGGCGCACTGTCGCTGGCGCGATGGCTCTCACCATCGGCTTGAGCGGTGCTGGAATCCTCGCTACCGCGATCACTCCAGATGCACAGATCGCTACAGCTCAGCGTGATGACCAGGCTCTCATCTCAGAGGGCAAGGACCTCTATGACGTTGCCTGCATCACCTGCCACGGAGTCAACCTCCAGGGTGTCCAGGACCGCGGTCCTTCACTCATCGGTGTTGGCGAAGGTGCAGTTTACTTCCAGGTTCACTCCGGTCGTATGCCAATGCTCCGTAACGAGGCACAGGCTTCTCGCAAGACCCCTCGCTACACCGAGGCACAGACTCTTGCAATCTCCGCCTATGTTGCCGCCAACGGCGGTGGACCAGGCCTCGTTTACAACGAGGACGGCACCCTCGCCATGGAAGAACTCCGTGGCGCCAACTTCGATGGCCAGATTGACCCGCTCGACGTCTCACGCGGTGGTGACCTCTTCCGCCTGAACTGCGCTTCCTGCCACAACTTCACCGGTCGTGGTGGCGCCCTGTCGTCCGGCAAGTACGCACCTGTCCTGGATCCTGCCAACGAGCAGGAGATCTACCAGGCAATGCTCACCGGTCCGCAGAACATGCCTAAGTTCTCCGATCGTCAGCTCTCCGCTGACGAGAAGAAGGACATCATCGCCTTCGTCAAGGCATCCAAAGAAACTCCGAGCCCCGGTGGTTACTCCCTCGGCGGCCTCGGCCCAGTTTCTGAAGGTCTCTTCATGTGGGGTATCGGCATCCTGGTTCTGATCGCTGCTGCTATGTGGATTGGATCGCGTTCATGA
- the ctaE gene encoding aa3-type cytochrome oxidase subunit III, whose protein sequence is MTSAVGNTGMAAPQRVAALNRPNMVSVGTIVFLSQELMFFAGLFAMYFVSRANGLANGSWAEQTDYLNVPYALAITIILVSSSVTCQFGVFAAERGDVYGLRKWFLITTILGSIFVIGQAYEYITLVGHGLSIQSSVYGSAFYITTGFHAAHVIAGVIAFVVVLMRIQKAKFTPAQATAAMVVSYYWHFVDVVWIGLFITIYFIQ, encoded by the coding sequence GTGACGAGCGCAGTTGGAAATACAGGTATGGCAGCACCACAACGTGTTGCGGCACTGAACCGTCCGAATATGGTCAGTGTCGGCACCATTGTGTTCCTGTCTCAGGAATTAATGTTCTTCGCCGGACTTTTCGCGATGTACTTCGTGTCCCGGGCGAACGGACTGGCTAACGGATCTTGGGCTGAACAGACGGATTACCTCAATGTGCCTTATGCACTGGCAATCACGATCATTCTGGTCTCATCCTCCGTTACCTGCCAGTTCGGAGTTTTTGCGGCTGAAAGGGGTGACGTATACGGTCTCCGCAAGTGGTTCTTGATCACGACTATCCTTGGCTCAATCTTCGTGATTGGTCAGGCATATGAGTACATCACCCTGGTTGGACATGGACTGTCCATTCAGAGCAGTGTCTATGGCTCAGCTTTCTACATCACGACCGGCTTCCACGCCGCTCACGTTATCGCGGGTGTGATTGCATTCGTGGTTGTTCTCATGAGGATCCAGAAGGCGAAGTTTACGCCGGCGCAGGCAACAGCAGCAATGGTGGTGTCCTACTACTGGCACTTCGTTGACGTTGTCTGGATCGGCCTCTTCATCACGATCTATTTCATTCAGTAG
- the ctaF gene encoding aa3-type cytochrome oxidase subunit IV — MKSSSKVMYSLTVFLVAMAVIYIVATMHVDDRGSVPGLEWAGATALVLSGGLTLMLGVYLQFTERRTDVLPEDWEEAEVADKAGTLGFFSPGSIWPAAMSGAVGFLAFGLIFFHYWMIAVGALLLIYTVAKLNFQYGIPREKH; from the coding sequence ATGAAGTCTTCATCAAAGGTCATGTACAGCCTGACCGTCTTCCTGGTGGCAATGGCAGTCATCTACATCGTCGCCACCATGCACGTGGATGACAGGGGCTCCGTCCCGGGACTCGAGTGGGCAGGTGCAACCGCATTGGTCCTTTCCGGCGGCCTCACCCTGATGCTCGGTGTCTATCTTCAGTTCACCGAACGACGCACCGATGTTCTCCCAGAGGATTGGGAAGAGGCAGAGGTTGCAGATAAGGCAGGAACCCTGGGTTTCTTCTCCCCAGGTTCCATCTGGCCGGCCGCTATGTCCGGTGCAGTCGGATTCCTCGCATTCGGTCTCATCTTCTTCCATTACTGGATGATTGCTGTTGGCGCTCTGCTCCTCATTTACACCGTGGCAAAGCTCAACTTCCAGTACGGTATTCCACGCGAAAAGCACTAG
- the ctaC gene encoding aa3-type cytochrome oxidase subunit II, giving the protein MEQQNKRGLKRKALLGGVLGLGGLAMAGCDVAAPGGTFGYFLRMGWPDGITPEAVSMGNFWSWVWVAAWIIGIIMWALMLTAIFAWNAKKAEKRGDGEFPKQLQYNVPLELVLTIVPIFIVMILFFFTIQTQDKVTALDKNPEVTVDVTAYQWNWKFGYSTVAADLSPGGQEYVGVDEARQANAEASKEDPAGNNPIHGNSKSDVSYLHFNQIETLGTTDEVPVLVLPTNTPIEFNLASADVAHSFWVPEFLFKRDAFAHPEANKSQRVFQIEEIFEEGAFVGRCAEMCGTYHAMMNFEIRAVDRDSFAEYLDFRDANPEATNAQALEHIGEAPYATSTSPFVSDRTGTRDGENFQTPA; this is encoded by the coding sequence GTGGAACAGCAAAATAAGCGTGGTTTAAAGCGCAAGGCCCTGCTCGGCGGCGTCTTGGGCTTAGGTGGCCTCGCCATGGCAGGCTGTGATGTTGCCGCCCCAGGTGGCACTTTCGGCTATTTTCTCCGCATGGGTTGGCCAGACGGCATCACGCCCGAGGCGGTCTCCATGGGCAACTTCTGGTCATGGGTCTGGGTTGCTGCCTGGATCATCGGTATCATCATGTGGGCACTCATGCTCACCGCAATCTTCGCTTGGAATGCGAAGAAGGCCGAGAAGCGTGGAGACGGGGAATTCCCGAAGCAGCTCCAGTACAACGTTCCTCTCGAACTAGTCCTGACCATCGTGCCGATCTTCATCGTCATGATTCTGTTCTTCTTCACCATTCAGACCCAGGACAAGGTTACTGCCCTGGACAAGAACCCTGAGGTCACCGTTGACGTGACTGCGTATCAGTGGAACTGGAAGTTCGGTTACTCCACTGTTGCGGCAGACCTTTCTCCCGGCGGTCAGGAATACGTCGGTGTTGATGAGGCTCGTCAGGCGAATGCTGAAGCGTCCAAGGAAGACCCGGCTGGCAACAACCCGATTCACGGCAACTCCAAGTCGGACGTTTCCTACCTCCACTTCAACCAGATTGAAACCCTCGGTACCACCGACGAGGTGCCAGTCCTGGTTCTCCCAACCAACACCCCAATCGAGTTCAACCTGGCATCTGCTGACGTTGCGCACTCCTTCTGGGTTCCAGAGTTCCTGTTCAAGCGTGATGCATTTGCTCACCCTGAAGCGAACAAGTCTCAGCGTGTGTTCCAGATTGAAGAAATCTTCGAAGAAGGCGCCTTCGTCGGACGCTGTGCTGAAATGTGCGGTACCTACCACGCAATGATGAACTTCGAGATCCGCGCGGTTGACCGTGACTCTTTCGCTGAGTACCTCGACTTCCGTGACGCCAACCCTGAGGCAACCAACGCCCAGGCTCTTGAGCACATCGGTGAAGCTCCATATGCTACCTCCACCAGCCCGTTCGTCTCCGATCGCACCGGAACCCGCGACGGCGAGAACTTCCAGACTCCGGCATAA
- the asnB gene encoding asparagine synthase (glutamine-hydrolyzing) — protein sequence MCGLLGILTANGNAADFVPALERALPCMRHRGPDDAGTWHDADAAFGFNRLSIIDIAHSHQPLRWGPVDEPDRYAMTFNGEIYNYIELRETLTELGYTFNTEGDGEPIVVGFHHWGPDVVEHLRGMFGIAIWDTKERSLFLARDQFGIKPLFYATTDAGTVFASEKKSILEMAEELSLDLSLDRRAIEHYVDLQYVPEPESLHTGIRRLESGCTATITPGGQLVEKRYFKPRFPVKAVPKGKEQDLFDRIARVLEDSVEKHMRADVTVGSFLSGGIDSTAIAALAKRHNPNLLTFTTGFEREGYSEVDVAAESAEAIGAEHIVKIVSPEEYADAIPKIMWYLDDPVADPSLVPLYFVAAEARKHVKVVLSGEGADELFGGYTIYKEPLSLAPFEKIPTPLRRGLGRLSRVLPDGMKGKSLLERGSMTMEERYYGNARSFNFEQLQRVIPWARREWDHREVTAPIYAQSKDMDPVARMQHLDLFTWMRGDILVKADKINMANSLELRVPFLDKEVFQVAETIPHDLKIANGTTKYALRRALEQIVPPHVLHRKKLGFPVPMRHWLAGDELFGWAQDTINESQTDDIFNKKAVLEMLNEHRAGVSDHSRRLWTVLAFMVWHGIFVENRIDPQIEERDYPVEL from the coding sequence ATGTGCGGCCTTTTAGGCATTCTGACTGCTAACGGGAACGCAGCTGACTTCGTCCCCGCACTCGAACGTGCACTTCCGTGCATGCGTCATCGCGGGCCTGACGATGCGGGCACCTGGCACGATGCCGATGCCGCATTTGGTTTCAATCGGCTGTCCATCATCGATATCGCGCATTCACATCAGCCCCTTCGCTGGGGTCCAGTTGATGAGCCTGATCGATATGCGATGACATTCAACGGTGAGATCTACAACTACATTGAGCTGCGTGAGACCCTGACGGAGCTGGGATATACGTTCAACACGGAAGGTGACGGAGAGCCAATCGTGGTTGGTTTCCACCACTGGGGACCAGATGTTGTTGAACATCTCCGTGGCATGTTCGGTATCGCCATCTGGGACACCAAGGAACGTTCGCTCTTCCTTGCGCGCGATCAGTTTGGCATCAAGCCCTTGTTTTATGCCACAACGGATGCCGGCACCGTCTTCGCCTCCGAAAAAAAGTCCATCCTCGAGATGGCTGAAGAGCTGAGTCTGGATCTGAGCCTTGACCGTCGGGCCATCGAGCATTATGTGGATCTGCAGTATGTGCCTGAACCTGAAAGCCTCCACACTGGAATCCGCCGGCTGGAGTCGGGATGTACAGCCACCATCACTCCGGGTGGGCAACTCGTCGAAAAGCGCTATTTCAAGCCCAGGTTCCCAGTGAAAGCTGTCCCCAAGGGCAAGGAGCAGGATCTCTTCGACCGGATCGCGCGTGTGCTTGAAGATTCTGTAGAAAAGCACATGCGTGCAGATGTCACCGTGGGTTCCTTCCTGTCAGGCGGTATTGATTCCACAGCCATCGCCGCCCTGGCCAAACGGCACAACCCGAACCTCCTCACCTTCACCACAGGCTTCGAACGCGAGGGTTATTCGGAAGTTGATGTGGCCGCTGAGTCCGCCGAGGCCATCGGCGCAGAGCACATCGTGAAGATTGTCTCGCCCGAGGAATACGCGGACGCAATCCCGAAGATCATGTGGTATCTGGATGATCCGGTAGCTGACCCTTCACTAGTCCCGCTGTATTTCGTGGCAGCAGAAGCGCGCAAGCACGTCAAGGTCGTGTTGTCCGGTGAAGGCGCAGATGAACTCTTCGGTGGTTACACCATCTACAAGGAACCGCTCTCCCTCGCGCCTTTCGAGAAGATCCCCACTCCGTTGCGTCGCGGCCTGGGTCGCCTCTCACGTGTTCTTCCTGATGGGATGAAGGGCAAATCACTGTTGGAGCGCGGATCCATGACCATGGAGGAGCGCTATTACGGCAATGCCCGTTCCTTCAACTTCGAGCAGCTGCAGCGGGTCATTCCGTGGGCGCGCAGGGAGTGGGATCACCGTGAGGTGACTGCGCCGATCTACGCCCAGTCGAAGGACATGGATCCTGTCGCCCGCATGCAGCATCTGGATCTGTTCACCTGGATGCGCGGTGACATCCTGGTCAAGGCTGACAAGATCAACATGGCCAACTCCCTGGAGTTGCGTGTTCCCTTCCTGGACAAGGAAGTGTTCCAGGTGGCCGAAACCATCCCGCATGATCTGAAGATCGCCAACGGAACCACCAAGTACGCTCTCCGTCGGGCGCTTGAGCAGATCGTCCCTCCACATGTTCTGCACCGTAAGAAGCTCGGTTTCCCTGTGCCGATGCGTCACTGGCTCGCCGGTGATGAACTCTTCGGTTGGGCGCAGGACACCATCAATGAATCGCAGACCGATGACATCTTCAATAAGAAGGCTGTCCTGGAGATGCTCAACGAACACCGTGCTGGCGTCTCCGACCATTCCCGCCGCCTGTGGACCGTCCTGGCGTTCATGGTCTGGCATGGAATCTTCGTGGAAAACCGTATCGATCCCCAGATCGAGGAACGCGATTACCCCGTCGAGCTGTAG
- the erpA gene encoding iron-sulfur cluster insertion protein ErpA: MTAPSTNTGVIMTDAAASKAKALIDQEGRDDLALRIAVQPGGCSGLRYQLYFDDRALDGDKEDEVGGVRLVVDKMSTPYLLGAQIDFSDTIEAQGFTIDNPNAGSSCACGDSFH; the protein is encoded by the coding sequence ATGACCGCTCCATCTACCAATACCGGCGTTATTATGACCGATGCTGCCGCTTCCAAGGCGAAGGCTCTCATCGACCAGGAGGGTCGCGATGATCTGGCTCTACGCATCGCCGTTCAGCCAGGTGGCTGCTCCGGTCTGCGTTACCAGCTCTACTTCGATGACCGTGCCCTTGATGGAGACAAGGAAGATGAGGTCGGTGGTGTCCGCCTGGTCGTAGACAAGATGAGCACCCCGTACCTGCTCGGTGCCCAGATCGATTTCTCCGACACGATCGAAGCACAGGGGTTCACCATTGACAACCCGAACGCCGGTTCCTCATGTGCCTGCGGTGACTCCTTCCACTAA